ACGGCCCAACTCCTCTAATCGACTAATGTCAGACGGGTGGTGATCCAGTGGTTCTGGATCGAGCCGGAAGTCACCAGTGTGGATAATGCGACCAACTGGAGTATCTATCACTACCGCGGTACAGTCCGGAATCGAGTGAGTAACGCGTACCAGTTCGATGAAGAAGGGTCCAACCTTCAGCTTCTCATGGTTGTCGATATTCATCGCCACTGTCTCTGGTACAAAATCTAACTCGAGGTCACTGTCTTTAATCTGTTTCTCCACCATACCGACGGTAAAGGTAGAGCCGTAAACCGGGGCCGGGATCTTCGGTATCACAAACGGAGTAGCTCCAATGTGGTCTAGGTGGCCATGAGTAAAGACATAGCCGCGTACCTTGTGTTTAATCGACTCTAAGTAGGTAATGTCCGGGATGCCGTAGTTAATGCCCGGCAGATCCAGTCCGAGGGCAAATCCACAGTCGACTACGATAGCATCATCGCCGTACTCGATTACGTTCATGTTGTTGTTACCGACCTCATCTTGACCGCCTAGTGGAGTCACTTTTAGCTTCGGTGTGCCCTCATCAAGCTGATTGGCCTGTTTCTGACGCATAGCTAATCGAGCACGGTCAGCATCGGTTACGACATCATCAAACAGCGCATTACGGTGGGCATCGTCTTGATTACGACGCACCTCACGTTCGGCTGCTCGGGCATTACGCCGTGAATTGTGTGGCTTGCTGTTGGCCGATGACTGATTCTGCGGCCGACGATTCCGACCACGATTCCGATTTTGGTTATTGTTATTGTTCTTCTTATTTTCTTCTGACATAGTTTATGTCTCCTTATTATATAATTGGTTAATTAGTTAATAATTCTAAAATTTGGGGTATCTGGGCAAAGTCATCCAGTAAGGTTTGCCGCTGAGCGCCGTTATACAGTGCAGCGGCAGGATGATATAGCGGCAAAAGGACTACTCGCCCATCAGCTAAGAGGTCTGACTCTAGCTGCATGGGCTTGACGTCACCCGCACCGGACTCCATCAGCTTAACGCTTTGCGGTTGCCCGTGAATGTGGCCGATAGTTTCGTTCGGCAAGAACACATTCATAGGAAACCGTCCGAGAGTGACTACTAACTTCGGCTGAATGATTTCCAGCTGCCGAGCCAGATACGGCATAAAGGCCGCCACTTCAGCCGGAGCAGGATCTCGGTTGTCTGGCGGACGATACTTTACAATGTTAGTAATGTAGATATCATCCCGGGCTAAATTAACCGAGTCCAGCATTACGTCTAGGAATTTTCCAGCTGCGCCAACAAATGGCTGACCACTCTCATCTTCGCGCTTACCGGGTGCTTCACCGATGAAAACGGTGCTGGCATCGGGATTGCCGGCACCCATGACTAACTGTTGGGCCGTAGCCCGTAACTCAGCAGTAGTACCACTGGTCTCAATATCTCGGGCCAAAGTATTTAACTGAAGTGTCTTATCCATAGTTACAAACGGCATAGCTAGCACCGTGAAGCTACTGCCGCGACTGCTAAGTCGAGCCTAGCTCTCCGGTTGCTACTCATCGGCAGCTTTCTTGCTTAGCTTGAGGCGACCCATGTCGTCGATACCGATTAGTTTGACGCGAATCGAATCGCCCTCACTAACCTCATCTTCTACCCGCTCAATTCGGTGATCGGCAAACTCGGAAATATGCACGAGTCCATCCTTGCCAGGCATGATCTCAACGAAAGCACCGAAGTCCATGATCTTCACCACCTTACCATCGTAGACGGTGCCGATCTCCGGATCCTCAGTTAGACC
Above is a genomic segment from Candidatus Saccharimonadales bacterium containing:
- a CDS encoding uracil-DNA glycosylase, with the translated sequence MDKTLQLNTLARDIETSGTTAELRATAQQLVMGAGNPDASTVFIGEAPGKREDESGQPFVGAAGKFLDVMLDSVNLARDDIYITNIVKYRPPDNRDPAPAEVAAFMPYLARQLEIIQPKLVVTLGRFPMNVFLPNETIGHIHGQPQSVKLMESGAGDVKPMQLESDLLADGRVVLLPLYHPAAALYNGAQRQTLLDDFAQIPQILELLTN